The Fragaria vesca subsp. vesca linkage group LG2, FraVesHawaii_1.0, whole genome shotgun sequence genome includes a window with the following:
- the LOC101297805 gene encoding uncharacterized protein LOC101297805, with the protein MDREQDELQFLGIIGIYKESFKIIYNWRKIFSQITLTLILPLSFIFLAHIEISNILLSRILHSELVLDETRGADSASRQKKLSDVINKEWATYWLFKAAYLTSMLIFGLLSTSAVVYTIASVYTSREITFQKIMRVVPRVWKRVMITFLCTFLAFFLYNLLAIVVLVLFVIFNGNGQSNAGDIIGFFLLILYVIGFVYMTIIWQLASVVSVLEETRGIKAMIKSMKLLRGNMWVATIIFFKLNVLAAVLQFAFQALVVRGGMFGTMGRVGFGVLCLLLLFKLILFALVIQTVLYFVCKSYHHEIIDKSALSDHLEVIYLGDYVPLKSKDVQLEQV; encoded by the coding sequence ATGGATAGAGAACAAGATGAGTTGCAGTTCCTTGGTATTATTGGCATCTACAAAGAATCCTTCAAGATTATATACAACTGGAGAAAAATCTTCAGCCAAATCACCTTGACCTTGATCCTCCCTTTGAGCTTCATCTTCTTGGCTCACATAGAAATCTCCAACATCCTCCTCTCCAGGATCCTCCACAGCGAACTCGTCTTAGACGAAACCAGAGGGGCAGACAGCGCCTCCCGCCAGAAGAAATTATCCGACGTCATCAACAAAGAATGGGCAACCTACTGGCTCTTCAAGGCTGCTTACCTCACTTCCATGCTCATCTTCGGCCTCCTCTCCACCTCCGCCGTCGTGTACACCATCGCAAGCGTATACACTTCCCGGGAAATCACTTTCCAGAAGATCATGAGAGTCGTCCCGAGGGTCTGGAAGCGCGTGATGATCACCTTCTTGTGCACCTTCCTGGCTTTCTTCCTCTACAACCTATTGGCAATAGTGGTTCTAGTTCTTTTTGTAATTTTCAACGGAAACGGCCAATCCAACGCCGGAGACATTATCGGTTTCTTTTTACTGATCTTGTACGTTATCGGGTTCGTGTACATGACCATAATCTGGCAACTGGCTAGCGTCGTCTCGGTGTTGGAAGAAACGAGAGGGATCAAAGCCATGATCAAAAGCATGAAGCTACTCAGAGGGAACATGTGGGTGGCCACGATCATCTTCTTCAAGCTCAATGTTTTAGCTGCTGTTCTTCAGTTTGCGTTTCAGGCGTTGGTTGTGCGTGGAGGGATGTTTGGGACGATGGGCAGGGTTGGCTTTGGTGTTCTATGTTTGTTGTTGCTGTTTAAATTGATTCTGTTTGCCCTCGTCATCCAAACGGTGCTATACTTCGTCTGCAAATCGTATCACCATGAAATCATCGACAAGTCGGCTCTGTCGGATCACCTCGAGGTTATTTATCTGGGAGACTATGTGCCTCTCAAGTCTAAGGATGTTCAGCTTGAGCAGGTTTAA